In Archangium violaceum, the following are encoded in one genomic region:
- the iscU gene encoding Fe-S cluster assembly scaffold IscU, giving the protein MAYSDKVIEHYENPRNVGTLDKADPNVGTGLVGAPACGDVMRLQLKISDDGIIEDAKFKTFGCGSAIASSSLVTEWVKGKTVDQAMTISNKDVARELALPPVKIHCSVLAEDAIKAAIEDFKKKREARQQKA; this is encoded by the coding sequence ATGGCTTACAGCGACAAGGTCATTGAGCACTACGAGAACCCCCGGAACGTCGGCACGCTCGACAAGGCGGACCCCAACGTGGGCACCGGTCTGGTCGGGGCCCCCGCGTGCGGCGACGTGATGCGCCTGCAGCTGAAGATCAGCGACGACGGCATCATCGAGGACGCCAAGTTCAAGACGTTCGGGTGTGGCTCGGCCATCGCGTCCAGCTCGCTGGTGACCGAGTGGGTGAAGGGCAAGACGGTGGACCAGGCGATGACCATCTCCAACAAGGACGTGGCGCGCGAGCTGGCGCTGCCGCCGGTGAAGATCCACTGCTCGGTGCTGGCCGAGGACGCCATCAAGGCGGCCATCGAGGACTTCAAGAAGAAGCGCGAGGCGCGGCAGCAGAAGGCGTAG